In a single window of the Rhodamnia argentea isolate NSW1041297 chromosome 2, ASM2092103v1, whole genome shotgun sequence genome:
- the LOC115752700 gene encoding probable aquaporin PIP2-8: MALSALASIENDRARLSRPIRRTKKMSGQRQTHRNGKDYVDTLVPLVDMAELKLWSFYRAIIAEFMAALLFLYVTVTTVIGQKKQTRPCDGVGLLVNAWAFGGMTFILLYSTAGISGGYINPAVTFALLLAKRVSLIRAVCYAIAQFLGAICGVGLVKALMKPYYYSLGGGTNSVALGYSIGAALGAEIIGTFVLVYTVFAATDPKRLARDSHVPVLAPLSIGFAVFMIHLATIPITGTGINPARSFAAAVIYNNHKVWDDYWIFWMGPLAGALAAAMYYQYIIRGGAIKALKSFRNRHPHQRIQAQQQQPQPQPQ; this comes from the exons CCGACCTATTCGAAGAACGAAGAAGATGTCGGGGCAACGGCAGACCCACCGCAATGGGAAGGACTACGTGGACACCCTCGTTCCTCTCGTCGACATGGCCGAGCTGAAGCTCTGGTCCTTCTACAGAGCCATCATTGCGGAGTTCATGGCCGCTCTCCTCTTCCTCTACGTCACGGTCACCACTGTCATTGGCCAAAAGAAGCAGACCAGGCCTTGCGATGGCGTCGGCCTCCTCGTCAACGCCTGGGCCTTCGGTGGCATGACCTTCATCCTCCTTTACAGCACTGCTGGCATATCGG GTGGGTACATCAACCCGGCGGTGACATTCGCGCTCCTTTTGGCGAAGAGGGTGAGCTTGATCAGGGCAGTTTGTTACGCGATCGCGCAGTTCTTGGGCGCGATCTGTGGTGTAGGGTTGGTGAAGGCATTGATGAAGCCCTACTACTACTCGCTTGGAGGCGGTACCAACTCGGTGGCTCTGGGCTACAGCATAGGCGCGGCTCTGGGTGCTGAGATCATCGGCACTTTCGTGCTGGTTTACACTGTGTTCGCAGCCACTGACCCAAAGAGGCTTGCCCGTGACTCTCACGTGCCT GTTTTGGCACCATTGTCGATTGGTTTTGCAGTGTTCATGATTCACTTGGCCACCATCCCCATCACCGGCACTGGGATCAACCCGGCTAGGAGCTTTGCTGCTGCTGTTATTTACAACAACCACAAAGTCTGGGACGACTAT TGGATCTTCTGGATGGGACCATTAGCCGGGGCACTAGCAGCAGCAATGTACTACCAGTACATCATCAGAGGTGGTGCCATCAAGGCCCTCAAATCCTTCCGCAACCGCCACCCCCACCAACGTATCCAGGCCCAGCAGCAGCAACCCCAACCACAACCCCAGTAG